The proteins below are encoded in one region of Leptotrichia sp. oral taxon 218:
- the deoD gene encoding purine-nucleoside phosphorylase codes for MATPHIGANKGDIAETILLPGDPLRAKYIAETFLENVVQYNNVRGMLGFTGTYKGKKVSVQGTGMGVPSIGIYAYELIAEFGVKNLIRIGTAGSYQENVKIRDVVLAMSASTDSAINKLRFNGADYAPTANAEMLFKAHEIAKQKGLNVKAGNVFTSDTFYGDDPNAWKKWAKFGVLCVEMETAQLYTTAAKLGANALTLLTISDSFITHEVTSAEERQTTFNEMIEVALETAIQL; via the coding sequence ATGGCTACACCACATATCGGAGCAAACAAAGGAGATATTGCAGAAACTATACTATTACCAGGAGATCCGCTTAGAGCAAAATATATTGCAGAAACTTTTTTGGAGAATGTCGTTCAATATAACAATGTTCGTGGAATGTTGGGATTTACAGGGACTTATAAAGGAAAAAAAGTATCTGTTCAAGGGACTGGAATGGGAGTTCCTTCAATTGGAATTTATGCATATGAATTGATTGCAGAATTTGGAGTAAAAAATTTGATTAGAATTGGAACTGCTGGTTCTTATCAGGAAAATGTAAAAATAAGAGATGTTGTACTTGCCATGTCAGCTTCAACTGATTCAGCTATTAACAAACTTAGATTTAACGGAGCAGATTATGCACCGACTGCAAACGCCGAAATGCTTTTTAAAGCACACGAAATCGCTAAACAAAAAGGGCTTAATGTAAAAGCTGGAAATGTATTTACAAGTGACACTTTTTACGGAGATGACCCAAATGCTTGGAAAAAATGGGCAAAATTTGGAGTTTTATGTGTAGAAATGGAAACAGCTCAGCTTTATACAACTGCGGCTAAATTGGGAGCAAATGCATTAACTTTGCTTACAATAAGTGATTCGTTTATAACTCACGAAGTTACAAGTGCCGAAGAAAGACAGACTACTTTTAACGAAATGATTGAAGTTGCGCTTGAAACTGCCATACAATTATAA